In the genome of Streptomyces globosus, one region contains:
- a CDS encoding SpoIIE family protein phosphatase, with translation MSVQRSGLASAVAELTAEVSALHAERGRRRLIDLASGVLAGQLTLSPVEATEHLLRLAASTGLSAVDLAADIVNAAAGTHVSDGPAEPEERTTAEARRIRRGIAATASSDTATAAAAALLENGLHRLGVEAVYLWRRTPTDCLELAGEAGADPQEAAHWHWIPPEAGGPLHRVLIGGEAEWLPSGPGPDERLPGGRPDAARALLPLVLDGRTVGVALAVWSGRAPLDPAVRDSVTALCAPAAHRLETADTGQGVPPQLAALLAQLDHPGVVVCPSAGEVPPAAGGLPAHTVDYLNPAALRELGSFPSAAGRPAAQLYPSVHDELVGLIARANATGAPQYAPALPGLRPDAAPEAESPRPEMAEVRVLPLGGGRAAVLWHPGSPRGAPLALALNRLDRLAAFEDDASGGSAWGPDAYTVFGLDPAGPPLPLRSLGKRLHPEDTVVLDGLLASITDGHTGGQCLVRVYRPDGGVRHVRIAAEPVLAGSSLVGIAGVYQDVSVQHHTELALTATFEQLSAAQAEAVLRDQLVLRLQQAIVPEAPSLETPPGLRVAARYRPAAVEDRVGGDWYDVHPLPGGRVLVTVGDIAGHGIGAATAMIALRGALHGLAFTGAPPEQLMGWLNDVALGTPGQPTATAVCALFDPADRTLAWAGAGHPPPLLLRSGRARFLDGSQNVLLGALPGAAYEGRATQLEAGDTLLLYTDGFIERRHTGLDESLASLQVAAERLRPGLVEDQADQLMEAAEGDTEDDTSLVVVQVS, from the coding sequence ATGAGCGTGCAGCGCAGCGGTCTGGCCTCGGCCGTCGCCGAACTGACGGCCGAGGTGTCCGCCCTGCACGCAGAGCGCGGGCGGCGCCGGCTGATCGACCTGGCCTCCGGGGTGCTCGCCGGGCAGCTGACCCTCTCCCCCGTCGAGGCGACCGAGCACCTCCTGCGCCTGGCCGCGTCGACGGGCCTGTCCGCGGTCGACCTGGCCGCCGACATCGTGAACGCGGCCGCCGGGACGCACGTCTCCGACGGGCCCGCCGAACCGGAGGAACGCACCACCGCCGAGGCCCGCCGCATCCGGCGCGGCATCGCCGCCACCGCGTCCTCGGACACCGCCACCGCGGCGGCGGCCGCCCTGTTGGAGAACGGCCTGCACCGGCTTGGCGTCGAGGCGGTGTACCTGTGGCGGCGCACTCCGACGGACTGCCTGGAACTGGCCGGGGAGGCCGGCGCCGACCCGCAGGAGGCCGCCCACTGGCACTGGATCCCGCCCGAGGCGGGCGGCCCGCTGCACCGGGTCCTCATCGGCGGGGAGGCCGAATGGCTGCCCTCGGGCCCCGGGCCCGACGAGCGGCTGCCCGGCGGGCGGCCCGACGCGGCGCGGGCGCTGCTGCCGCTGGTGCTGGACGGCCGCACGGTCGGCGTGGCGCTCGCCGTGTGGTCCGGCCGGGCGCCCCTGGACCCGGCCGTACGGGACAGCGTCACGGCACTGTGCGCGCCGGCCGCGCACCGCCTGGAGACGGCGGACACCGGGCAGGGGGTGCCGCCGCAGCTTGCCGCCCTGCTGGCGCAGCTGGACCATCCGGGGGTCGTGGTCTGCCCGTCGGCCGGGGAGGTGCCGCCGGCGGCCGGCGGCCTGCCCGCGCACACCGTGGACTACCTCAACCCGGCCGCGCTGCGGGAGTTGGGGTCCTTCCCGTCCGCCGCCGGCCGGCCGGCCGCGCAGCTGTACCCGTCCGTCCACGACGAGCTGGTGGGGCTGATCGCCCGGGCGAACGCGACGGGCGCTCCGCAGTACGCGCCCGCTCTGCCCGGTCTCCGGCCGGACGCCGCGCCGGAGGCGGAGTCCCCCCGGCCGGAGATGGCCGAGGTGCGGGTGCTCCCGCTCGGGGGCGGGCGCGCCGCGGTGCTGTGGCACCCGGGAAGCCCGCGCGGTGCGCCGCTCGCCCTGGCGCTGAACCGGCTCGACCGGCTGGCCGCGTTCGAGGACGACGCGTCCGGCGGGTCGGCCTGGGGCCCGGATGCGTACACGGTGTTCGGCCTCGACCCCGCCGGCCCGCCGCTTCCGCTGCGCTCCCTGGGCAAGCGGCTGCATCCCGAGGACACCGTCGTCCTGGACGGCCTGCTGGCCTCGATCACTGACGGGCACACCGGCGGCCAGTGCCTGGTGCGGGTCTACCGGCCCGACGGCGGGGTGCGGCACGTGCGGATCGCCGCCGAGCCGGTCCTGGCGGGCTCGTCACTCGTCGGCATCGCCGGCGTGTACCAGGACGTCTCGGTGCAGCACCACACGGAGCTGGCGCTCACCGCCACCTTCGAGCAGCTGTCGGCCGCCCAGGCCGAGGCCGTCCTCCGCGACCAGCTGGTGCTGCGGCTCCAGCAGGCGATCGTCCCGGAGGCACCGTCGCTGGAGACGCCGCCCGGGCTGCGGGTCGCGGCCCGCTACCGGCCGGCCGCCGTGGAGGACCGGGTCGGAGGCGACTGGTACGACGTGCACCCCCTGCCCGGAGGCCGCGTGCTGGTGACGGTCGGGGACATCGCGGGGCACGGGATCGGCGCCGCCACCGCGATGATCGCCCTGCGGGGCGCGCTGCACGGACTGGCGTTCACGGGCGCCCCTCCCGAGCAGCTGATGGGCTGGCTCAACGATGTCGCGCTCGGTACGCCGGGCCAGCCCACGGCGACCGCGGTGTGCGCCCTGTTCGACCCGGCGGACCGCACCCTGGCCTGGGCCGGGGCCGGGCATCCGCCGCCGCTGCTGCTGCGGAGCGGCCGCGCCCGGTTCCTCGACGGGTCGCAGAACGTGCTGCTCGGGGCGCTGCCGGGGGCCGCGTACGAGGGGCGGGCGACGCAGCTGGAGGCCGGGGACACGCTGCTGCTGTACACCGACGGCTTCATCGAGCGGCGGCACACGGGGCTGGACGAGAGCCTGGCCTCCCTCCAGGTGGCCGCGGAGCGGCTGCGTCCGGGCCTGGTGGAGGACCAGGCGGACCAGCTCATGGAGGCGGCCGAAGGGGACACGGAGGACGACACGAGCCTGGTGGTCGTTCAGGTGTCCTGA
- a CDS encoding STAS domain-containing protein, producing the protein MVTPPAGSREGARGDGGALAVEVRPDTGTVVLLLAGELDHDTAEPLRDALQAALNAPTAAGGAPHLLVDLSRLRFCDSTGLNILLRARLVARAAGGTMELAGPTQQVARMFHLTGADGVFRVHPDLDTGLSAGRTAGQDT; encoded by the coding sequence ATGGTCACGCCGCCGGCCGGAAGTCGGGAAGGTGCACGCGGCGACGGCGGCGCCCTCGCCGTCGAAGTCCGGCCGGACACCGGGACGGTCGTCCTCCTGCTGGCCGGCGAACTCGACCACGACACCGCCGAGCCACTGCGCGACGCCCTGCAGGCCGCGCTGAACGCCCCGACCGCGGCGGGCGGCGCCCCGCACCTGCTGGTCGACCTGTCCCGGCTGCGGTTCTGCGACTCGACCGGCCTGAACATCCTGCTCCGCGCCCGCCTCGTCGCGCGCGCCGCGGGCGGGACCATGGAACTCGCAGGGCCCACGCAGCAGGTCGCCCGCATGTTCCACCTCACCGGCGCCGACGGCGTCTTCCGCGTCCACCCCGACCTCGACACGGGCCTGAGCGCCGGCCGGACGGCGGGTCAGGACACCTGA
- a CDS encoding dienelactone hydrolase family protein, producing MSGKAPVSSLDGWRRDRFSRNGTARDVYERGEGPGVVLMPELPGITPEVLGLARHLADSGFTVVVPSLFGTPGAAPSAARAAAVVGRACVSREFRALALNARRPLADWIRALARDLAARTPGPGVGVVGLCFTGGFALAAAVDGSVLAAVAGHPSLPLPLGAARRADAGLSEEELRAVGRRMREDGLCVLGARFTGDGLVPGDRFATLRARLGDAFEYIELDSGPGNAAGFGRKAHSVLTREVREAEGHPALAARERTVEFLRRRLAPPRDPGSG from the coding sequence TTGAGCGGAAAAGCGCCCGTTTCCAGCCTCGACGGCTGGCGCCGGGACCGGTTCTCCCGGAACGGAACGGCCCGTGACGTGTACGAGCGGGGCGAGGGGCCCGGCGTCGTGCTGATGCCGGAGCTGCCCGGCATCACCCCGGAGGTCCTCGGGCTGGCCCGGCACCTCGCCGACAGCGGCTTCACCGTGGTGGTGCCGTCCCTGTTCGGGACGCCCGGCGCCGCACCGTCCGCGGCCCGGGCGGCGGCGGTCGTCGGTCGCGCCTGCGTCTCCCGCGAGTTCCGGGCCCTCGCCCTGAACGCCCGGCGGCCCCTCGCCGACTGGATACGCGCCCTGGCACGGGACCTCGCCGCACGGACGCCGGGACCCGGCGTGGGCGTGGTCGGCCTGTGCTTCACGGGCGGTTTCGCGCTCGCGGCGGCCGTGGACGGCTCGGTGCTCGCCGCGGTCGCCGGGCATCCGTCGCTGCCGCTGCCGCTGGGCGCCGCGCGCCGGGCCGATGCGGGGCTGTCGGAGGAGGAGCTGCGGGCGGTGGGCCGGCGCATGCGGGAGGACGGGCTGTGCGTCCTCGGGGCGCGGTTCACCGGGGACGGGCTGGTCCCCGGCGACCGTTTCGCGACGCTCCGGGCCCGGCTCGGCGACGCGTTCGAGTACATCGAGCTGGACTCCGGGCCGGGCAACGCGGCGGGCTTCGGCCGGAAGGCGCACTCGGTGCTGACGCGGGAGGTCCGGGAGGCGGAGGGGCATCCCGCGCTGGCCGCCCGGGAGCGGACCGTGGAGTTCCTGCGGCGGCGCCTGGCGCCGCCACGGGACCCGGGCAGCGGCTGA
- a CDS encoding AfsR/SARP family transcriptional regulator has protein sequence MNEALPAASAAADPAVSFSLLGPVRAHHGALALPLGPPQQRAVLAMLLCRHNTVVGTAELVDGLWGEAPPHTAVGTVRSYVYRLRRILGDRIATHGQGYRLRLGHGELDLCRFEDLVAEARGAAAGGDPAAARDGLAEGLGMWHGTPLAGLPGPQARIQRERLAELRLSVLVERIELDVLLGRHASLAGELTGLCAEHPRNDRLRALLDTVRERSGRGGGARTAPSGTGGDPTAGLPPGPAPRTAAPPPGASDSGGTRTASPPPAQLPYVPADFTGRTGVEQAIVDALAPGPAAAAALRSVAISAVGGIGGVGKTTLAVHAAQRLRDHFPDGQLYANLRGVREDPAEPGAVLASFLRALGVADAAVPDDAEERAGLYRSRLAGRRVLVVLDDARDTAQVEPLLPGSPTCAVLVTSRHTLPGLPASLRIRLDVLPDAEALAMLGRIAGEARVAAEPDAALALVGRCGALPLALRLAGSRLATRPAWALADYVRLLDGARPALLGRAGGQGDADGVEACFRLSYDLLDPAQARLFRILSLPRAATLDTAGAAALAGTDEAEAEEHLERIAALGLLESPAPGVHRLHDLLREFAAARSREDDTPADRAAALLRLLVHVRERARAAYAAERPGHPLAAPAGPPAAAPAPAGLPFDHASVLAVAVQAVEAVPEAVGPAADTVLALDPLLDGSFLWGVLVSPARGILGTAQARGDVRAAGRIGHMLGAALMRLGRLDEADRALRDADCAARACGDDIVRTEILTTRALVRQALADWEAAEALYREAVATGTRCGNGWGVGHARSNSVGALLRSGRAADADAAARAARDAARARGDRYAEAHALYSQGIVARHAGRTEEAVARHRESAELGLRHGYPVYAAMNLVSQTAALLAGDRAPDAAECGERAVEAARRVGWRAAEARALRLLGTALAAAGDREAAAARLDEAVRLLDALALPEAADARAVLAALTAPEPAGATGPAQAPAAVPAPVPPAPPPFPQSGARNP, from the coding sequence GTGAACGAAGCGCTGCCCGCCGCCTCCGCCGCCGCGGATCCCGCCGTGTCCTTCTCGCTGCTCGGACCGGTCCGGGCGCACCACGGCGCGCTCGCCCTCCCGCTCGGCCCGCCGCAGCAGCGCGCCGTGCTCGCCATGCTGCTGTGCCGGCACAACACGGTCGTCGGCACCGCGGAGTTGGTCGACGGGCTGTGGGGCGAGGCGCCGCCGCACACCGCCGTCGGCACCGTCCGCTCGTACGTGTACCGGCTGCGCCGGATCCTCGGCGACCGGATCGCCACCCACGGGCAGGGCTACCGCCTGCGCCTCGGCCACGGAGAGTTGGACCTGTGCCGCTTCGAGGACCTCGTCGCCGAGGCCCGCGGCGCGGCCGCCGGCGGGGACCCGGCCGCCGCCCGCGACGGGCTCGCCGAGGGCCTGGGCATGTGGCACGGGACCCCGCTGGCCGGGCTGCCGGGGCCGCAGGCCCGCATCCAGCGCGAGCGCCTCGCCGAACTGCGCCTGTCGGTGCTCGTCGAGCGGATCGAGCTGGACGTGCTGCTCGGCCGGCACGCGAGCCTGGCCGGCGAACTCACCGGGCTGTGCGCGGAACACCCCCGCAACGACCGGCTCCGCGCCCTGCTCGACACCGTCCGGGAACGCAGCGGCCGCGGCGGCGGGGCCCGTACGGCCCCCTCCGGGACCGGCGGCGACCCGACGGCCGGGCTGCCGCCGGGGCCGGCCCCCCGGACCGCCGCCCCGCCCCCCGGCGCGTCCGACTCCGGCGGCACCCGGACCGCGTCCCCGCCCCCCGCCCAACTACCGTACGTTCCCGCCGACTTCACCGGGCGGACCGGCGTCGAGCAGGCCATCGTCGACGCACTCGCCCCCGGCCCCGCCGCCGCTGCGGCCCTCCGCAGCGTGGCGATCTCCGCCGTCGGCGGGATCGGCGGCGTCGGCAAGACGACCCTCGCCGTGCACGCCGCACAGCGCCTGCGCGACCACTTCCCCGACGGCCAGCTGTACGCCAACCTGCGCGGCGTACGCGAGGACCCGGCCGAACCCGGAGCCGTCCTGGCCTCCTTCCTGCGCGCCCTCGGCGTCGCCGACGCCGCCGTCCCCGACGACGCCGAGGAGCGGGCCGGGCTCTACCGCAGCAGGCTCGCCGGGCGGCGGGTGCTGGTCGTCCTCGACGACGCCCGAGACACCGCACAGGTCGAACCGCTCCTGCCCGGCTCGCCGACCTGCGCCGTCCTCGTCACCAGCCGCCACACCCTGCCCGGCCTCCCGGCCTCCCTGCGCATCCGCCTCGACGTGCTGCCGGACGCAGAGGCCCTGGCCATGCTCGGCCGGATCGCCGGCGAGGCCCGCGTCGCCGCCGAACCCGACGCCGCCCTCGCGCTCGTCGGGCGCTGCGGCGCCCTGCCGCTCGCCCTCCGCCTGGCCGGCTCCCGGCTCGCGACCCGCCCCGCCTGGGCGCTCGCCGACTACGTGCGCCTCCTCGACGGCGCCCGCCCCGCGCTCCTCGGCAGGGCCGGCGGGCAGGGCGACGCGGACGGCGTCGAGGCCTGCTTCCGCCTCAGCTACGACCTCCTCGACCCGGCACAGGCCCGCCTCTTCCGGATCCTGTCGCTGCCCCGCGCGGCCACCCTCGACACCGCCGGAGCGGCCGCCCTCGCCGGGACGGACGAGGCCGAGGCGGAAGAGCACCTCGAACGGATCGCGGCGCTCGGTCTGCTGGAATCCCCTGCCCCCGGCGTCCACCGCCTCCACGACCTGCTGCGGGAGTTCGCCGCCGCCCGCTCCCGCGAGGACGACACCCCCGCCGACCGCGCGGCCGCCCTGCTGCGGCTCCTCGTACACGTCCGCGAACGGGCCCGCGCCGCCTATGCCGCCGAACGCCCCGGCCACCCCCTCGCCGCCCCCGCCGGGCCGCCCGCGGCGGCTCCCGCCCCGGCGGGCCTCCCCTTCGACCACGCCTCCGTCCTCGCCGTGGCCGTCCAGGCCGTCGAAGCCGTCCCGGAGGCCGTCGGACCCGCCGCCGACACGGTCCTCGCCCTCGACCCGCTCCTCGACGGGTCCTTCCTGTGGGGCGTGCTCGTCTCACCGGCCCGCGGCATCCTCGGCACCGCGCAAGCCCGCGGCGACGTACGGGCAGCGGGCCGCATCGGCCACATGCTGGGGGCCGCGCTGATGCGGCTGGGCCGCCTCGACGAGGCCGACCGCGCCCTGCGGGACGCCGACTGTGCCGCCCGGGCCTGCGGCGACGACATCGTCCGCACCGAGATCCTGACCACCCGGGCCCTCGTCCGGCAGGCCCTGGCCGACTGGGAGGCCGCCGAGGCGCTCTACCGGGAGGCCGTCGCCACCGGCACACGGTGCGGCAACGGATGGGGCGTCGGCCACGCCCGCTCCAACAGCGTCGGCGCGCTCCTGCGGTCCGGCCGCGCCGCCGACGCGGACGCCGCTGCCCGGGCGGCCCGCGACGCGGCCCGCGCCCGCGGCGACCGGTACGCCGAGGCGCACGCCCTGTACAGCCAGGGCATCGTCGCCCGGCACGCCGGCCGCACCGAGGAAGCCGTGGCCCGGCACCGGGAGAGCGCCGAACTGGGCCTGCGCCACGGCTATCCGGTCTACGCCGCGATGAACCTGGTGTCGCAGACCGCCGCCCTCCTCGCCGGGGACCGCGCACCGGACGCGGCGGAGTGCGGCGAGCGGGCCGTGGAAGCCGCCCGGCGGGTCGGCTGGCGGGCGGCCGAGGCGCGCGCCCTCCGCCTGCTCGGCACCGCCCTGGCCGCCGCCGGCGACCGGGAGGCGGCCGCCGCCCGCCTGGACGAGGCCGTACGCCTCCTCGACGCCCTCGCACTCCCCGAGGCCGCCGACGCAAGGGCCGTCCTGGCCGCCCTCACCGCCCCCGAACCCGCAGGCGCGACCGGCCCCGCCCAGGCACCGGCGGCAGTACCCGCGCCCGTGCCGCCGGCCCCGCCGCCGTTCCCGCAGTCCGGGGCCCGGAACCCTTGA
- a CDS encoding AfsR/SARP family transcriptional regulator: MSDPFVLRFSLLGPVQAARGGVDVPLGPPQQRLVLAILLVRRPGVAGLDELIDGIWGEAGPRTAAGTVRSYVYRLRRVLGPCLVTEGGGYALDVPDGAVDLADFEAEAARGRELVAAGDPDAGARLLEAALARWRGVPLAGLPGPFARIQRERLAELRLSVLLERVEADLARGLHARLVPELGALCAEYPLNGRLRTLRAETLARAGRADEAGAAPPGEGGRPARVEAGRVAAPSRPAPARAEGPAAGAARERPAADGVLAGTPARPTAPAAGILPAAEEPVRSDAAGTAAAVAPGPGTEHPAAAAHAGPAQAPQTRPAAAQSGLHPPATSTGRHLRAAAPPLPAPAQLPYVAVDFTGRETATRRLVEALTPASGAPAADAGGPPAVVVSAVGGIGGVGKTTLALHAAHRLRAHFRDGQLYANLRGVREDPAEPGAVLAAFLRALGVADSAIPEGVEERAGLYRSRVADKRMLLVLDDARDVRQIEPLLPGSSACAVVVTSRSTLAGLPAALRLRLDVLPAGDAVRLLGRIVGRERIEAEPAEAAALAALCGGLPLALRIAGSRLATRPGWSLAAFRDLLEGRRAPFSAEAGGEDGVEACFRLSYELLDAAEARLFRLLALPEQEDADVADAAALAGIDPAHAEELLERMTELGLLESPAPQRYRFHDLLRAFARARSAEEDGPGGGAEALVRLVDHHLASARNAYAVERPGHPVPGMLHPTRSPGTRMQVPGEAHRVFTGRHQSVLAVAVQTVRADPSAVDLVADLVLALDPVLDGTFLWAALIEPARAVLKAARGQGRRRAAGRLGYMLGGGLYQLGHTDEAESVLAAAAADAQTSGDEAVLTEIRTCQALVWYARGDLERALELHGQAVAVGERCGSRWGAENARACSAHTLSSLGRLAEADAAARRSLASARADGDAYRLSYTLYVLGGILRQSGRPEEAIAYLREGAALSGQAGYATIELFSRWEVSYCHLAAGRHREAVESGERVAEVSREKGWALAEARALQVVGTALAGLGDREGARERLERAAGIFDRLRPAEAAQVRELLAGL, from the coding sequence GTGAGTGATCCGTTCGTGCTGCGCTTCTCGCTGCTCGGGCCGGTGCAGGCCGCCCGGGGCGGGGTGGACGTCCCGCTGGGCCCGCCGCAGCAGCGGCTGGTGCTGGCGATCCTGCTGGTGCGCAGACCGGGCGTGGCGGGTCTGGACGAGCTGATCGACGGCATCTGGGGTGAGGCGGGCCCGCGCACCGCCGCGGGCACGGTCCGCTCGTACGTGTACCGGCTGCGGCGGGTGCTCGGGCCCTGCCTGGTGACGGAGGGCGGCGGTTACGCGCTGGACGTGCCGGACGGTGCGGTCGACCTGGCCGACTTCGAGGCGGAGGCGGCCCGGGGGCGGGAGCTGGTGGCTGCGGGCGATCCGGACGCCGGGGCGCGGCTGCTGGAGGCGGCGCTCGCCCGGTGGCGCGGGGTGCCGCTGGCCGGGCTGCCGGGCCCGTTCGCCCGGATCCAGCGGGAGCGGCTGGCGGAGCTGCGGCTGTCGGTGCTGCTGGAGCGGGTGGAGGCGGACCTGGCGCGGGGGCTGCACGCCCGGCTGGTCCCGGAACTGGGCGCGCTGTGCGCGGAGTACCCGTTGAACGGGCGGTTGCGGACCCTGCGGGCCGAAACGTTGGCGCGGGCGGGCAGGGCGGACGAGGCCGGGGCGGCGCCGCCCGGGGAGGGCGGGCGGCCCGCCCGGGTGGAGGCGGGCAGGGTGGCAGCACCCTCCCGGCCGGCGCCGGCACGGGCGGAAGGCCCGGCCGCGGGGGCGGCCCGGGAGAGGCCCGCGGCGGACGGAGTCCTTGCGGGCACCCCAGCCCGGCCGACGGCGCCCGCTGCGGGGATCCTGCCTGCGGCGGAGGAGCCGGTTCGGTCCGATGCGGCGGGCACCGCGGCGGCGGTCGCCCCCGGACCCGGTACGGAGCACCCCGCGGCGGCCGCGCATGCCGGGCCGGCGCAGGCGCCGCAGACACGGCCCGCCGCGGCGCAGTCCGGCCTCCACCCCCCGGCGACGAGCACCGGCCGGCACCTCCGGGCGGCCGCTCCCCCGCTCCCCGCCCCCGCGCAGCTCCCGTACGTGGCAGTGGATTTCACGGGCCGTGAGACGGCCACCCGGCGTCTCGTCGAGGCCCTCACCCCGGCGTCCGGCGCCCCCGCCGCGGACGCCGGCGGCCCGCCGGCCGTGGTCGTCTCGGCGGTCGGCGGCATCGGGGGCGTCGGCAAGACCACGCTCGCGCTGCACGCCGCGCACCGCCTCAGGGCGCACTTCCGCGACGGGCAGCTGTACGCCAACCTCCGCGGTGTCCGCGAGGACCCTGCCGAGCCCGGCGCCGTCCTGGCGGCGTTCCTCCGCGCCCTCGGCGTCGCGGACTCGGCGATTCCGGAGGGTGTGGAGGAACGTGCCGGCCTCTACCGGTCCCGGGTCGCCGACAAGCGGATGCTGCTCGTCCTCGACGATGCCCGGGACGTCCGGCAGATCGAGCCGCTGCTGCCGGGCTCGTCCGCCTGCGCGGTCGTCGTGACCAGCCGGAGCACCCTGGCCGGCCTGCCCGCCGCACTCCGCCTGCGCCTGGACGTCCTGCCCGCCGGGGACGCCGTACGCCTGCTCGGCCGGATCGTCGGCCGGGAGCGGATCGAGGCGGAGCCCGCCGAGGCGGCCGCGCTGGCCGCGCTGTGCGGCGGGCTGCCGCTCGCGCTGCGCATCGCCGGGTCCCGGCTGGCGACCCGGCCGGGCTGGTCCCTGGCGGCGTTCCGGGACCTGTTGGAGGGGCGGCGGGCACCGTTCTCCGCCGAGGCGGGCGGGGAGGACGGGGTGGAGGCCTGCTTCCGCCTCAGCTACGAGCTGCTGGACGCGGCCGAGGCGCGGCTGTTCCGGCTGCTGGCGCTGCCCGAGCAGGAGGACGCGGACGTCGCGGACGCGGCCGCGCTGGCCGGCATCGACCCGGCGCATGCCGAGGAGCTGCTGGAGCGGATGACGGAGCTCGGGCTGCTGGAGTCGCCGGCCCCGCAGCGCTACCGCTTCCACGACCTCCTGCGCGCGTTCGCGCGGGCCCGCTCCGCGGAGGAGGACGGCCCCGGGGGCGGGGCGGAGGCGCTGGTCCGGCTGGTCGACCACCACCTGGCGTCGGCGCGCAACGCGTACGCCGTCGAACGCCCCGGCCACCCGGTGCCCGGCATGCTCCACCCGACCCGCTCGCCGGGCACCCGGATGCAGGTGCCGGGCGAGGCGCACCGCGTGTTCACGGGCCGGCACCAGTCCGTGCTGGCGGTGGCGGTGCAGACGGTACGGGCAGACCCGTCCGCCGTCGACCTGGTCGCCGACCTGGTCCTGGCCCTCGACCCCGTCCTGGACGGCACGTTCCTGTGGGCGGCGCTGATCGAGCCGGCCCGCGCCGTCCTCAAGGCCGCACGGGGGCAGGGCCGCCGTCGCGCGGCGGGCCGGCTCGGGTACATGCTCGGCGGAGGGCTGTACCAGCTCGGCCACACCGACGAGGCGGAGTCGGTGCTGGCCGCGGCCGCCGCCGATGCGCAGACCTCCGGCGACGAGGCGGTGCTGACCGAGATACGGACCTGCCAGGCGCTGGTGTGGTACGCGCGGGGCGACCTGGAGCGCGCGCTGGAACTGCACGGGCAGGCCGTCGCGGTCGGCGAGCGGTGCGGCAGCCGGTGGGGCGCGGAGAACGCCCGCGCCTGTTCGGCGCACACCCTCAGCAGCCTGGGCCGCCTCGCCGAGGCCGACGCGGCCGCACGCAGGAGCCTGGCCTCGGCGCGGGCGGACGGCGACGCCTACCGGCTGTCGTACACGCTGTACGTCCTCGGGGGCATCCTGCGGCAGTCGGGCCGCCCCGAGGAGGCGATCGCTTACCTGCGCGAAGGCGCCGCCCTGTCGGGGCAGGCCGGGTACGCCACGATCGAGCTGTTCTCCCGGTGGGAGGTGAGCTACTGCCACCTGGCCGCCGGCCGGCACCGCGAGGCGGTGGAGTCCGGGGAGCGGGTGGCGGAGGTGAGCCGCGAGAAGGGCTGGGCCCTGGCGGAGGCCCGCGCCCTGCAGGTCGTCGGGACGGCCCTCGCCGGGCTGGGTGACCGGGAGGGGGCGCGGGAGCGGCTGGAGCGCGCGGCCGGCATCTTCGACCGGCTGCGCCCGGCCGAGGCGGCGCAGGTCCGCGAACTCCTGGCCGGCCTGTAG
- a CDS encoding helix-turn-helix transcriptional regulator, which translates to MPVSTSDRITDRITVTIHAEDPLGRAGVVSHLQRQPAVEIVPPVRDRDGRTAAADVAVMLMDRVDDRAAAELRRVLRGGDQRVVLIARELREPELLTVVEYGVRAILWRHQATEGSLAKAVRQAAHGEGVLPPDLISRVLGQVGRLRRSETASVCTGSASAPLFGMAPRETDVLRLIAEGLDTRQISDKLAYSERTVKNILHGLMTRLQLTNRAHAVAYALREGYI; encoded by the coding sequence ATGCCGGTTTCGACGAGCGACCGCATCACCGACCGCATCACCGTGACGATCCACGCCGAGGACCCCCTCGGGCGGGCAGGCGTCGTCAGCCACCTGCAACGCCAGCCCGCGGTGGAGATCGTCCCGCCGGTCCGCGACCGCGACGGCCGGACGGCGGCCGCGGACGTCGCCGTGATGCTGATGGACCGGGTGGACGACAGGGCCGCGGCGGAGCTGCGGCGCGTGCTGCGCGGCGGCGACCAGCGGGTCGTCCTGATCGCCCGCGAGCTGCGCGAACCGGAGCTGCTGACGGTCGTCGAGTACGGCGTACGGGCCATCCTGTGGCGGCACCAGGCCACGGAGGGCAGCCTGGCCAAGGCGGTCCGGCAGGCCGCGCACGGCGAGGGCGTCCTGCCGCCGGACCTGATCAGCCGGGTGCTCGGCCAGGTGGGGCGGCTGCGCCGCTCCGAGACGGCGTCGGTCTGCACGGGCAGCGCCTCGGCGCCGCTGTTCGGCATGGCACCGCGCGAGACGGACGTCCTGCGGCTGATCGCGGAGGGCCTCGACACCCGGCAGATATCGGACAAGCTCGCGTACTCCGAACGCACCGTCAAGAACATCCTGCACGGGCTGATGACCCGCCTGCAGCTCACCAACCGCGCCCACGCCGTGGCCTACGCACTCCGCGAGGGCTACATCTAG